One Oharaeibacter diazotrophicus DNA segment encodes these proteins:
- a CDS encoding O-acetylhomoserine aminocarboxypropyltransferase: MTDHTPGFATLAVHAGAKPDPTTGARATPIYQTTSFVFEDVDHAASLFGLQAFGNIYTRITNPTQAVLEERVAALEGGTAALAVASGHAAQMLVFHTLLKPGDEFIASRKLYGGSINQFNNSFKSFGWNVVWADPDDVGSFERAVTPKTKAIFIESIANPGGVVTDIAAIAQVAKRAQVPLIVDNTLASPYLCRPIEHGADIVVHSATKFLGGHGNSIGGIIVDGGSFDWSRDGRYPMLSEPRPEYAGLVIHETFGNFAFAIAARVLGLRDLGPAISPFNAFLILTGIETLPLRMQRHSDNAKAAAEFLAGHPRVKWVSYAGLPGDRYHGLQQRYAPKGAGAVFTFGVDGGYDAGVSLVKNVELFSHLANVGDTRSLIIHPASTTHRQLTDAHKVAAGAGPDVVRISVGIEDPADIVADLAQALDKLD; encoded by the coding sequence ATGACCGACCACACGCCCGGATTCGCGACGCTCGCGGTACACGCCGGCGCCAAGCCCGACCCGACCACCGGGGCGCGCGCGACGCCGATCTACCAGACCACGTCCTTCGTGTTCGAGGACGTCGACCACGCTGCCTCGCTGTTCGGCCTGCAGGCCTTCGGCAACATCTACACCCGCATCACCAACCCGACCCAGGCCGTGCTCGAGGAGCGCGTCGCCGCGCTCGAGGGCGGCACCGCCGCGCTCGCGGTCGCCTCGGGCCACGCCGCGCAGATGCTGGTGTTCCACACCCTCCTGAAGCCGGGTGACGAGTTCATCGCCTCGCGCAAGCTCTACGGCGGCTCGATCAACCAGTTCAACAACTCGTTCAAGAGCTTCGGCTGGAACGTGGTCTGGGCCGACCCGGACGACGTCGGAAGCTTCGAGCGGGCGGTGACGCCGAAGACCAAGGCGATCTTCATCGAATCGATCGCCAACCCGGGCGGCGTCGTCACCGACATCGCGGCGATCGCCCAGGTCGCCAAGCGCGCCCAGGTGCCGCTGATCGTCGACAACACCCTCGCCTCGCCGTATCTGTGCCGGCCGATCGAGCACGGCGCCGACATCGTCGTGCACTCGGCCACCAAGTTCCTCGGCGGCCACGGCAATTCGATCGGCGGCATCATCGTCGACGGCGGCTCGTTCGACTGGTCGCGCGACGGGCGCTACCCGATGCTGTCGGAGCCGCGGCCCGAATACGCCGGCCTCGTCATCCACGAGACCTTCGGCAACTTCGCCTTCGCGATCGCCGCGCGCGTGCTCGGCCTGCGCGACCTCGGGCCGGCGATCTCGCCGTTCAACGCCTTCCTGATCCTGACCGGCATCGAGACGCTGCCGCTGCGCATGCAGCGCCACTCCGACAACGCCAAGGCGGCCGCCGAATTCCTCGCCGGCCATCCCCGGGTGAAGTGGGTGTCCTACGCCGGCCTGCCCGGCGACCGCTACCACGGCCTGCAGCAGCGCTACGCCCCGAAGGGCGCCGGCGCGGTGTTCACCTTCGGCGTCGACGGCGGCTACGACGCCGGCGTCTCGCTGGTGAAGAACGTCGAATTGTTCTCGCACCTCGCCAACGTCGGCGACACCCGCTCGCTGATCATCCACCCGGCCTCGACCACGCACCGCCAGCTGACCGACGCCCATAAGGTCGCCGCCGGCGCCGGTCCGGACGTGGTGCGCATCTCCGTCGGCATCGAGGACCCCGCCGACATCGTCGCCGACCTCGCCCAGGCCCTCGACAAGCTCGACTGA